The Candidatus Polarisedimenticolia bacterium DNA window GCGTCCTCGAGCAGCCACCTCAGCTTCTCGACGTAATAGGCTTCCTTCTCGTAGGGGCCGTCGAAGGAGGGGATTTCCCAGTAGCGCCGCACGCGCGCCCTCTCCCCGTCGTAGCGCAGGAAGCAGCCCGGGGGAAGGGTCAGAATGCCCTTGAACAGGGTCTGCTCGTCGATTGACGTCTCGAACGCGCCGTACTCCTCCGGCAGCGCCGGCTCGGCGTCGAGCAGGGTAAGGAGGCTCTTGATCTCCGAGGCGAAGGCGAAACGGATCGGCCCCCGGGGCAGGGAGTAGTACAAGGGCTTTTCTCCCATCCGGTCCCGGGCGAGGAACAGCTCCTTCCCGTTCCAGATCGCGAAAGCGAACATGCCGATGAAGCGTTCCAGGCAGCGCTCCCCCCACTCGGCATAGGCGTGCAGGATGACTTCCGTGTCGGACTGGGTCCGGAAACGGTGGCGCTCCTCCAGCTCCTTGCGGAGCTCACGGTAGTTGAAGATCATCCCGTTGAAGACGAGGGTGAGCCGGCCGTCCTGGGTGCTCATCGGTTGCTGGCCGGTCTTGAGATCGATCACCTTGAGCCGCCGGCTGCCCAGGCTGACGGCGCCCGAGGTCAGGGTGCCGGAGGCGTCCGGCCCCCGGTGGAACAGAATCTCGGTGGCGTCCGAGATATCGGCTTTCCCCCAGATTCCCGCGATGCCGCACATGCTTGCTCCGCCGCCGGACACGCCGTCAACGGCGCTTCCGGATCCGATATTCGTAGAACGCCTTCGGGAGGTCGGTCGCGGCCTTCAAGGAGAAGATCACGGGGCGCTTGATGAACGACTCGCCCGCGTGCCGGCGGAAGAAAGTGATCGGCACCTGCCGGATCCGGTACCCCTTGAAGTGAGCCGCCACCGTGATCAGGCTCTGGAAGGAGAAGTACTTCTGTTCATAGTCGAGAATGTCGGCGAAAACCTGTCTTTTATAGCATATGAAGCCCGACTTGACGTCCTGAAGGTTCATGGAAAAGATCCATTGAAGGATTTTGGAGAGGCCGACACTGAGAACGTCCCGGAGATAGTTCGGCTCCTCGCGGTCCTTGCGCCATCCCTGGACGAGATCCCAACCCCCGGAAGCCATCTCCCGGTAGAGGGGCGGGATGTCCTCCGGCGCGTATTGCAGGTCGGCGTCGGTGGTGAGGACGAGATCGCCCTTCGACGCCGCGAGCCCGCTCCGCCATCCCTCCACGATCCCGCGATTCACGCGATGATGGACGGGCCGGACGTTTTGGAACTGCCTCGCCAGCTGGTCGATGAGGGCGGCTGTTCCATCGCGGCTCCCGTCGTTGACCAGGACGATCTCCCCGGGGATGCCTGCCGATCCCATCGCCTGGTTGATGCGATTCACCAGCACGCTGAGATTCTTCTCTTCGTTGAAGCAGGGGACGACCACGCTCAGCGTCGGACCGGGCTGCAGCCCGGCCCGCGGGATCTCCACCGAGGTCGTCTCGCTCTCCATCCCTCCTCCGCCCGCGGAAAGTCCCGTAACCCTACCATAACCCCGAGAGCCGCTGCGGAGACTCAGCTTCCCGTGGCGAGGGACACGGCGCTCGAATCCTCGCGGGCCAGCGCGGAGAAGAAATCCCGCAGCGCGGGGAATTCCTCGGGACGAATCTCGCGCCGCGAGACCTTCAAGGAGCGCTTCACGACCAGCAGGTCGCCCTCGGGGTCGTGCGACAGCTCGTAACTCGTAGAGGCCTGAAGGCCGGGGCCATCCTGCTTCCGGTCCGCCGGCACCTTGGCCAGGGTCCTTCCCGGCGGCAGGCGCAACCGAACCTCCGAGGTCTGCTTCGAAGTGGGCCGTGACTCTCAGAGGGTCGCCCGGTACCCTTCAGGGAAGTCGTCGGCGGAAGCCGCCCCATCGCGACCCTTCTCAAGCAAAAGAATGCCGACAACGAGGAGAAGGCCGTGTTGCTCGTGGCGGCGCTCCGCTCTCTCGGGCTCGAGGGGTTCCCGGCACTCGTCTCGGGAAGGGACGGCGGGTCGGTGAACCCGAAGTTCTTCAGTCTCTCCCAGTTCACGCACACCGTGGCGGTCCTGCCGGGGCCCGGCGGCGCGCTCCAATACCTGGATCCCACGGTGAGCTACGCCCCTGCGGGCTTCATGCCGTGGCAGGACTCCGGCGCGGACGCCCTGCTTCTGAAGGACGGAGAGACCGGTAAGGTCGTCGAAGCGGATCGAACCGCGGTCTCTTTCCAAGCGGAAGGAGCGTCGAATTGAGATGAGGAGTGCGTGAAGGGCCGGAGCCTCAATGCGATTTGAGCACGGCGCCGAGCGGGCCGCCGAGGAAAGGAAGGGGATTCACGGGATGCCCGTCGCGCCGGACTTCGAAGTGCAGGTGGGCGCCTTGCGCGTTTCCTGAAACGCCGACTTCCGCGATCGGAGTTCCCGCCTGGACCTCCGAGTCTTCCGGCACCAGGATCTTGCTCGCGTGGGCGTAGAGCGTCGAAATCCCGCCCCCATGATCGATGATCACCGTCTTTCCGTACCCCCGCTCCTTCCCCGTCCATCGGACCCGCCCGGGAGCCGCCGCTTTCACTTCCTCGCCGATCTCGCCGTCGATGTCGATTCCCTGATGGGAACCGTTCGGCCGGATCGATTCGTACGTGGAGGTGATCTTCCCTTCGATCGGCCACACCAGCGGCGGCCTGCCGGCCGGAGGAATCTCGAGCGGCGCCGAGGCGCCCGGAACGAACAGCGCCTTTCCCGCAGGGATCGTCGCGGGATCGGTGATTTCGTTGACCTCGCTCAGGGCCTGCAGCGGAACGCCGTAAGCCTTCGACAGGGAATAGAGCGTCTGCCCGCGCAGGAGGACGTGACAGACCCCTCCCTTCTCCGCGATCGATTGACCGGGAATCCCGGCCAGGGCCAGGAGCGGCCATGCAGCGGACAAGATCGTGATGAGGGTCAGTCTCTTCCCGGAAGCTCGAAAAGACATGCGGCAGCATTATGGAGCCATCCAGTCCGTCCGTCCACCCCTGGAATGAAATTTTTTCGTTGACGAAACCAGCCGGTCGGGCTAGCTTGAAGCTCCCATCCGGTCGACGGACCGCGTTTGAGCGGCGCACTCCCCGCCAGCTTGGCGGATTTCCCCGAGGCTCGCTATGAGAACCCTGCGATATCCCTCGGCAACCCCGGCGTTGCTTCCATCAGCGTCGGGGATCTCCGTGCTTCAATTCA harbors:
- the asnB gene encoding asparagine synthase (glutamine-hydrolyzing) translates to MCGIAGIWGKADISDATEILFHRGPDASGTLTSGAVSLGSRRLKVIDLKTGQQPMSTQDGRLTLVFNGMIFNYRELRKELEERHRFRTQSDTEVILHAYAEWGERCLERFIGMFAFAIWNGKELFLARDRMGEKPLYYSLPRGPIRFAFASEIKSLLTLLDAEPALPEEYGAFETSIDEQTLFKGILTLPPGCFLRYDGERARVRRYWEIPSFDGPYEKEAYYVEKLRWLLEDAVKLRLRSDVPVGVFLSGGLDSSLIACLAKPDVVFSCRYPYGPRYDEFEHAQTVARHVGAKQVVVQPTAEDFKRDYPRILWHLDQPI
- a CDS encoding glycosyltransferase family 2 protein, with the protein product MESETTSVEIPRAGLQPGPTLSVVVPCFNEEKNLSVLVNRINQAMGSAGIPGEIVLVNDGSRDGTAALIDQLARQFQNVRPVHHRVNRGIVEGWRSGLAASKGDLVLTTDADLQYAPEDIPPLYREMASGGWDLVQGWRKDREEPNYLRDVLSVGLSKILQWIFSMNLQDVKSGFICYKRQVFADILDYEQKYFSFQSLITVAAHFKGYRIRQVPITFFRRHAGESFIKRPVIFSLKAATDLPKAFYEYRIRKRR
- a CDS encoding peptidoglycan DD-metalloendopeptidase family protein produces the protein MSAAWPLLALAGIPGQSIAEKGGVCHVLLRGQTLYSLSKAYGVPLQALSEVNEITDPATIPAGKALFVPGASAPLEIPPAGRPPLVWPIEGKITSTYESIRPNGSHQGIDIDGEIGEEVKAAAPGRVRWTGKERGYGKTVIIDHGGGISTLYAHASKILVPEDSEVQAGTPIAEVGVSGNAQGAHLHFEVRRDGHPVNPLPFLGGPLGAVLKSH